From the Scophthalmus maximus strain ysfricsl-2021 chromosome 11, ASM2237912v1, whole genome shotgun sequence genome, one window contains:
- the zgc:154093 gene encoding cdc42 effector protein 3 gives MPAKTPIYLKTTTPKKGKKLKLRDVLSGDMISPPLGDVRHSAHVGPEGEGDMFGDVGFLQGKMDMLPSLSRTQNGHSRSHSVEMCLDDGFAAKQDSHNYAYNGYHYQHTSTGLLKTTISMPVFIAHEQAPPKPPRLHLDDPCPPSLALQQNHFQHHQPPTETSHKQVNGYDHTEGHVQQHPTLSLCENGVVGRLASEPCRDISLSPAIRRLVPSSGSFSEVSSEDSMSETCGPLDERRGLSLDSDAGLSNEDLRSERSESPCAAFHPAGLTASPGVSRSDSIVALDLDLGPSILEDVLSIMDRYKATDDRCEL, from the coding sequence ATGCCGGCGAAGACGCCAATATACCTGAAAACGACAACTCCGAAGAAGGGAAAGAAGCTGAAGCTTCGTGACGTCCTCTCCGGTGACATGATCAGCCCCCCGCTGGGCGACGTGCGTCACAGCGCCCACGTGGGCCCGGAAGGGGAGGGTGACATGTTTGGAGATGTGGGTTTCCTCCAGGGGAAGATGGACATGCTGCCGTCTCTGAGCCGGACGCAAAACGGCCATTCGCGCTCGCACAGCGTGGAGATGTGCCTCGACGACGGCTTCGCCGCGAAGCAGGACTCGCACAACTACGCCTACAACGGCTACCATTACCAGCACACCTCCACCGGCCTGCTGAAGACCACCATCTCCATGCCCGTGTTCATTGCCCACGAACAGGCGCCGCCCAAACCCCCGCGCCTCCACCTGGACGacccctgccctccctccctggcCCTGCAGCAAAACCACTTCCAGCACCATCAGCCGCCCACAGAGACGAGCCACAAACAGGTCAACGGCTACGATCACACGGAAGGCCACGTCCAGCAGCACCCGACTCTGTCGCTCTGTGAGAACGGTGTGGTGGGCCGTCTGGCATCAGAGCCCTGCCGTgacatctccctctccccggccaTCCGCAGACTGGTCCCGTCCTCGGGCTCCTTCTCAGAGGTCTCCTCTGAGGACTCCATGTCGGAGACCTGCGGGCCCCTCGACGAGCGCCGCGGGCTCAGTCTGGACTCTGACGCCGGCCTGAGCAACGAAGATCTGAGGAGTGAACGCAGCGAGTCTCCCTGTGCCGCCTTCCATCCGGCCGGTCTCACAGCCTCCCCCGGCGTGTCACGGTCGGACTCTATCGTGGCGTTGGATCTGGATCTGGGTCCGTCCATCCTGGAGGACGTGCTGAGTATCATGGACCGCTACAAGGCCACGGACGACCGCTGTGAGCTGTGA